The Sphingobium aromaticiconvertens genome includes the window GGGTGGCAGGCGGTGCTTCCCATATCGCGATGTCCAGCACATCGCCCTGCCCGATCACCGAACCGATCGGCCTACCTTCGCCCAGATCCTCGGAGAAGGAGGATGTATGGGTTTTCGCGATAATATTGCGCACCACCGCATCTGTGACATCTATGACGTTGATATTGGCATCACCGACCAGATGATCCTGCTCCGCCTTGTTGATGCTGCGCGCGGACGGACCGGAAGAAGACATGATGGCGCAGCCTGAAAGCGCCATCGCTAGGCATGCCGTTCCCACCATTCGGACTGACATAAGTGATTTTTCCATCGAGGTTCAGCCAGATCCAAATATACAAACAAGCAGGTTCGTGGGCGAAAGGTGCTGACCTATGGCTGAACCAAAGAAGCGGATCAAGGACGCAGGAGATAATTTGCCATTGCCCGTATAAAGGCCGGCAATGGTCCAGAACCCTCAGTCCTTGGCGGCCTGCCAGCCAGCACTGTTCAAATCGCGCCACAAGGTGAGACTTTTTCAGTAGCCTGCTGGACGATGAGGGCCAAGGCGGCTAGGGGCGGGCGCTGCCCATATCCCACGCGGATGCTGGCTTGTATCAGGGTCGATTACGTTTATGGATACCGCTCACGCCGAAACGGAAGCTGGCGTTGAACGTCCGCAGGAAAATCAGAAAAGCGTGCCACATATTATGCAGATGCCGGAAAAAATCACGGGCAGATTTAAGAAGGTCGGCCCGCTATTCCTGTTTACGGTCATTATTCCAACCCTGCTGGCCACTATATATTTCGGCTTCATTGCTTCGGATGTCTATATTTCCGAATCCCGCTTCACTGTGCGAAGCCCCGAAAAATCGACACCGACCGGATTGGGGGCGCTGTTCAAAAGTTCGGGCTTCGCCAATTCGGGGGATGAGGTTTACGCGGCTCAGGATTATGTCCAGTCCCGCGACGCCCTGCAGGCGCTTAACCGGAAAAACGCCTTTACACACGCCTATTCCGATCCATCGATATCCGCTTTCGATCGCTTTTCCGGCTTTGGCATAGGATCGACTTTCGAGGATCTGTACAAATATTATAAAAAGAAGGTCGACGTAAAGTACGAGACTTCCTCCTCCATCGTCACCCTTACCGTTCGCGCTTTCAAGCCGCAGGATGCAAGCCGGTTCAACGAACAACTGCTGGAAATGGCCGAGGCTACGGTCAACACGCTGAACGAACGCGGGCGGCAGGATCTGATCCGTTTTGCCCAAAGGGAAGTCGATGACGCCAAAGCCAAGTCGCAAAGCGCGGCGCTGGCCTTGTCGACCTATCGCAATGCAGTAGGGATCGTGGACCCTGAAAAGCAGGCGACCGTCCAGATCCAGATGATTTCAAAGCTTCAGGACGAACTGATCGCCACGCGGACGCAATTGACGGAAACACGTACCGTTTCCCCCCAGAACCCCCAGATCGAGGTTCTGGTGGCGCGGGCCAAAAGCCTGAGCGATGAAATTGACAAGCAGCTTGGCCTTGTCGCCGGCAGCAGCAAGTCACTGTCGTCACGCGCCGCCCAATATCAGCGCGTGCTGCTCGAAAACCAGTTCGCCGACAAGCAACTGGCGAGCGCCATGGCATCCTTGGATGATGCGCGGAACGAAGCGAACCGCAAACAGGCCTATGTCGAGCGTATCGTGCAGCCCAATGCCCCCGACGAACCATTGGAGCCAAGGCGTTGGCGCGGCATTTTTTCGACCCTCATCCTGGGCTTGGCCGCATGGGCCATCATCAGTATGCTGGTCGCGGGCATGCTGGAACACCGGGACTAGTGACCATGACGGCCTTTTCCCAACTCGCCACGATCCGCCGCAGCGCAACGATCCAAGGCCGGGTGATCTATGCGCTCCTTATGCGGGAGATACTCACCCGCTATGGCCGACACAATATCGGCTTTCTCTGGCTGTTTGTCGAACCCATGCTGTTCACGACCGGGGTTACGATTTTGTGGACAGTATCCAATGCGAGCCATGGATCATCGTTACCGATCGTGGCCTTTGCGCTCACAGGCTATTCCAGTGTGCTCCTGTGGCGTAACATGCCTGCCCGCTGCATCGGCGCCATAGGACCCAATCTTGCGCTCATGTATCATCGCAATGTCAAGGCAATCGATGTTTTCCTGGCGCGCCTTCTGCTTGAGGCCGGCGGAGCGACGATCTCGTTCATCACGCTTGGCCTGTTCTACATCTATATCGGTTGGCTAGAGCCACCTGACGATGTTCTTCTGGTAACTGCAGGCTGGCTTTTACTTGCTTGGTTCGGTGCTAGCCTCGCTATGCTGTTGGGAGCTTTAAGTGAAAGGAGCGAACTGGTTGACAGATTCTGGCACCCAGTATCCTACATTACCTTTCCGCTTTCAGGAGCAGCCTTCATGGTTGACGCCTTACCGACTTCAGTACAGAAGTATGCGCTCTACGTTCCAATGGTGAACGGTGTAGAGATCGTGCGCGAGGGCTATTTCGGTAACCAAATCCGGGCTCATTACGACCTTCCCTATCTGTTGATATGGTGCATTGCGCTTACCTTAATTGCGCTGGCGCAAATCAAAGTGGTCAGTCTGAGGATAACACCGGAGTGATCAAGGTCGAACATGTAACCAAAGTTTACCCGACACGGTCGGGAGACCGTGTTGTATTGAATGATATCTCCTTCACGTTAGATCATGGAGAAAAGCTCGGAATTCTTGGGCGTAATGGCGCAGGAAAGTCTACCCTGATCCGTCTTGTTAGTGGAGCAGAGCAGCCGACATCAGGCTACGTAAACAGGAATATGTCTGTTTCTTGGCCGTTGGCCTTTGGTGGCGCTTTCCAAGGCGCATTAACAGGGCTGGACAATGTCCGTTTTATAAGCCGGATATATAAACAGGATTATAAACAAAATATAGATTTCGTAGCCGATTTTACCGAATTAGGCCTGTACCTGAGAGAACCAGTCAGGTCCTATTCACAAGGCATGCGCGCGCGACTCGCCTTTGCCATTTCCATGATTATAGAATTTGACTGTTATCTCATTGACGAAATTAGCGCCGTTGGCGATGCGCGGTTTCACGAAAGATGTGAGATAGAGCTTTTCCAAAAACGTCGTGATCGTGCTATGCTGATCATTTCTCATGACATCGAATATGTTAGAAATCACTGCTCAAAATTTGCTGTTCTTCATGATGGGAAAATGCAATTTTATTCTGATTTCGACCAAGCTCATGCCCGCCACATGCATAATTTGCATGCACAATAGAAATTACTATCCGATCGGTTAATCTCTGATCTTAGCTGCAGCAGGCGAAAGATTTAATACATTCGCCTGCACCTCGATTCGCATAGCATGGGCTTTTTATTACAATGTCGGGCCGCATTATATGCGCTTTTCATAGTCCTATATCACTATATTACTGCCCTTCAAGCATCCATGCAAGCGTGTCTCGTAAAGTGTAGACTGAGCATTGACCCGACATCGCCTCGATCTTGCTGCGATCACCCCAGAGCATCTTTACTTCATTCTTACGAACAAAGGCTGGATTAACGGTCACCTCAAAATCATGCCCCGATATATCTTTGATCATCTCGATCACGTCTCGCAATGAATGTGCTTCGCCCGAACAGATATTAAAGATTTCTCCCACGGCACTAGGCTCGGACAGAAGGGTAGCGTAGGCCAACACAACGTCCCTTACATCCGAGAAGTCGCGGGCAACATCCAGATTACCAAGTTCAATCCGGTCGGCCTTGCGTCGAACATGATCGATGATTTTGGGAATGACGAAATCGATGGATTGACCTACCCCGGTATAATTGAATGGGCGCGCGATAATGATCGGCAGTCGTTCCCGATAGAGATTCGCAACAAATTCCATCGCAATCTTGCTTACAGCATAGTCATTGACCGGATCCGGCACGACAGTCTCGTCAATCGCACCACTGACGCGATTGCCATAGATATTGGCGCTGCTAGCAAGAAGTACGGCTTTAGCCCCACCTACGGCGCTGACCGCCTCCAACAAGTTACGAGTGCCGACGATGTTTGTTCGGTAGATATCCTCGACTACCCCATGAGAAACAAAGGCGATCGCGGCCAGATGCGCAACCTTATCGGGCCGGAGTTCCGCGACGACGTCCTTCAGCCCTTGAGCATCGGTTAGGTCACACACATGTGATGCCGCCAATCCATCGACCGGATTAGTTATCAGACTGTGCGAAAGTCCAATAATTTCATCGCCTTGGTTCGCCAGTAATGCTGCCAGATAGCGTCCGGTGAAGCCGTCCACGCCCGTAATCAAAATTTTGCTCATAGACATCTCACCGTAGCCATGCTGGCATATCGACCTAATGACACAAGCGTCGCCAGGTCCTCACGCAATCAATATAATCCTGAAATCTTCCTCTAGGAGATCAGAAGGAGGCATTTACGCTGTTCCTGACAAGGTCAGCATCAACCATCATCTTGCAGAGCTGTTCCAGGTTGGTTTCCGGCTTCCAGCCGAGCTTCTTCATGGCCTTTTCGGGATTGCCGATCAAAAGATCGACCTCAGCGGGACGATAGAAGCGGGGATTGACGCGCATAACGGTCTTGCCGGTAGCGGCGTCGACCGCGATTTCATTCTCTTCCTTACCAGAAAATTCGACATCGATCTCGGCAGCTTTGAATGCCATCTGCACAAAATCACGGACGGTTTCTGTGCGATTTGTCGCCAGAACATAGGTGTCAGGCTCATCGGCCTGAAGCATCCGCCACATGCCCTCGACATATTCCTTGGCGAAACCCCAATCCCGCTTGGGATCGAGATTGCCCAGTTCCAGGCAATCGAGCTTTCCCAGCTTCACCTTTGCGACGCTGTCTGTGATTTTCCGAGTTACGAACTCCCGGCCACGCAGCGGACTTTCGTGATTGAACAATATGCCGCTACAGCCGAAAATATCGTAACTTTCGCGGTAGTTGACAGTAATCCAGTGCGCGTACAGCTTTGCAACACCATAGGGACTTCGCGGATAAAAGGGCGTATCTTCAACCTGCGGAACGGCCTGGACCTTACCGAACATCTCGGAGGTGCTCGCTTGGTAGAAACGGATCTTGGGATCCACGATCCTAATCGCCTCAAGAAGATTGAGCGGACCGATGCCAGTGATCTCCGCGGTCGTGACAGGCTGGTCGAATGAGACGCCGACAAAACTTTGTGCTGCCAGATTATAGACTTCGCTCGCACCGGTCGTCTGCAAAAGGCGAATACTGGATGACAAGTCGGTTAAATCATATTCTACCAGAGACAGATTTGGATGATTCGCAATACCAAGTTCTTCAATTCTCCAAAAATTTACAGAACTTGTACGGCGGTAAGTTCCATAAACTTTATACCCCTTGCCCAAAAGAAGCTCAGCAAGATACGCTCCATCTTGTCCAGATATACCGGTAACTATTGCTGTCTTCATCATATTCCTCTTAAATTACAAAACTATGCGTAAATACTATAACAATGGCACAAGACATTATTGCTGCCGCTCATTGCAAACGACTTGAGACAGATATTGAGCTCCCATTCACTCACCTGCCTCTTAATGCCCATTGCGCTGAAAATCCCATCCCAGACGCTTTTCCTGCACCAATCCCTGAATCATACCTTCCAAAGTGCCGGCAACACGGTTCCAGTCATGTGCGCTCAGCCATTCGTGCATCGCAGCCTGGACCGTCCGCCGCTTTTCAGGACTTCGGAGCAAGGAGCCGATCACCTCGGCCAGTTCTTCCGGCTCATTGCTGTCCGCCCAGGCGGCTGCCTCACCAAGTTCCGCGAAGATTTTGACCCGTGTCGCCACCAGCGGCACCATGCTCGCCAGCGACACGCGGACGGCGCCACTGGCAGAATCCGAACTCTCGCCATAGGGCAAAGTAACGATGTCACATCCGACCAGCAGGTCGTTGACCCGTTCGATCGGCATGAACTCCTGATACCATTCGATCGCATCATATAGGCCGAGCGATTGCGCCAGCATCTTGCACTCGGTAATATATGCTTCATGCCCTTCCCCGGGGAACTGGGCGTTGACAAGGCGCAGCTTAAGATTGGGCCATTCCTGACGTAACAAGGCCGCGGCTCGGATCAGTTTGTCTATGCCCTTGTGGCGGAAGAAAAAGCCGTGACAACCGATGATTGGCGCATCCTGCGGCCCAAAACGTTTTGGCCACGGTGCTTGGTCTCTGGCAAATGCCCCATGAGGCAGCAAACCGACATTGTGCTTCAGGCCCATCGACAGAAGGAAATTCATGTCGGCGACATTGTGTACAAGTACCCGGCTGACCTTCCCCAGCCCTTCGAGCAGGAGCATTATTTCATCGGACCCGGCAAGCACGATGTTGCCGGGATTGTGCAAGATGATCACCGTCACCTTGTCAGCCAAACGATCATCTAACGCCATACGGCCAAGTTGATCCCAGGAAATCAGCCCATCCTGATGCTGGATGACCACGGCTTCCGCATCAATTTCGCCAACTGCATCCAGGATAGGATCAATTTTCGGTACATTTTCAACAGGCCAAGCCGGTCTATGACGGGCCTGAGAAACAAACCTCGGCGCAGTCCGATGATCGCATATTACCGTCAATTCGCGCTGCGTGGCCGACGAAAAATGGTCGATCAAATATTGGGAATATTGCGCAATACCGCATTGAACGCCCCAAGTGCTGATCCAAGCGATACGCGCTGTTTCCCGATTTGAGGCATAAAGAAGATCCTCGACCATCGCGGTGTAGCGATGCAGCCAAGCTGTCTTGTCGCTTTCCTTTGCAGCCGCCGCAATTGCGCGCTGCCGCCGTTCCTCGATGACAGCCGACTGTTCGGGATCGGCTTGCTCCCGCAACGCGGCTGCCAGATCCTCGACATCTGGCTCTACCCAAAGCGAATGATGTCCGCTGACGTGACTTCCGGACCGCGCGAAGCGATAATCCACCAGACGGGCTTCCTGCATGCCGCAAAAGTCGCGCTGCCCGCCATGTCCAGTAACGATCAGCGGCAATCCGGACGCCATCGCCTCCAATGCTGGCAGATTATAGCCCTCCCCTCGAGATGGCAGAACCATCACGTCCGCATCGGCGTAAAATTGTAGCAGCTCCCTTTGCTCAACGTCCCGATTGACGATCTCGACCTTGGCAAGATTGGGGTAGCGCTCCGTCAATTCCGCCAGTTGCTGCTCCACATCATTATGCGGGTTCGGAAAGGTTTTGATGACAAGGCGAACGGGATCGGCGGAGGTGAAGGCCTTCGCCCATGCTTCAAGAAGCACATCGACACCCTTCCGCTTGAAGCAGGAGGACACATGCAGGAAGCGGATTTCTTTACCACGCGAGTGCCTGCCGCTGGCAAGAGCGGCATAAGGCTCAATATCGACAGGCTGCCCGATCGTCGCAACAGGGATCGGCAATCCTGAATCCAAAAGCGCGTTCGTGACCGTCCGCGCAGGCGAAATGATGGCATCGAAGCTCTTTGCAAGGCGCTGGACCGTATGCTCTGGAACCGCGCTTTCTTCCCAGAAGAACAGGGCCATCATCAACCGGTAATCTCCTTCGGGGATCACGACGGGATAGTGATGGCTGATAACGACCTCATTGCCCTGATTTGGGGCCGTTCGTGTCGACAATTCGATCATGAGCGGCTTGTCATCGGCAGGCACGCCCTCGGTATGGCCGATAGGCACCGTCTCAATCGGCAGGAAGCGGGCCTGCCCGGGAAAGCTTGCTTCCAATGTTCTTGCAAGCATGCGGTTGATGATGGCGAGGCTGTAGCTTCCCAGGATATGGCCAGCGACAACATGCCCAAGATCAGCCGCGTTGGTGCCGTCGCGAGCGGGCGCATCGGGCTTTCGCCTTTGCACGCGCCATTCGTCGACCGCTCGCGTAAGCGCCGGGGACATGGCGGTAGAGGCCTCGGCCGCAGTTGAAATATTGGTAAACAGGCCAGGGCAGTCGAGAACGGCGACGGGAATGTCCGCATCCAACAGCGCCTGCACGCGATCGTCGCGCGATGCCAGTTGTCGCAGCGCAGATTCCGTCCTTTCCTGAGGCAATCCTGCCAGAGAACTATGGTTCGATAAATCGGTCTGGTCGATCCATGCCAGGAGTGTCGCGGCAAAGGAGGCCATCAGCGCGTCGCGTTGAAAGGCCAGATTATCAAGCAAAATGTAGCTCAACGCCACGCCGTCGTTACGCGCTGCCCGAAGCAGATCGACGCTGCTGCCGGTGAAAGAATGGAAAAGATCGAAACCGACAATGCGATCACCGATCTGAGGCTCCAGAAGATGATCGTTAAGACAACTGTTCGCAACACCGCACATTCTGGCTGTGAACTTGTTAGCCACAACGAAATTATTGCCGTCACTGAAAACGGCGCGCACTCTGTTCCCGGCTTGTCTGAAAATAACCTGCAGCCAATTCCTGACGATCTGGTCGAGACGATGGCTTGGATTGAATCTCGCGAACGCCGTCAGGTCGATATAAATTTGTGGTTCTCTCGCGCATATTTCGTTGCGTGCAAGCGCGACCGCCACCTTTGCCAGATCGTTGCTGTCGGGCCTTATTCCGCGAACTTCTTCGGGCAGGCGTGCTATGAAGGACTTAAGCGCGCCATCATTCGTGCGCGGCGCCCGTTTCTCCCTGTCGATCAATTGTGCTGCATTGACCGCACCGGGCTTGTTTGCGCCGGTTAAGTCCAGGTCGCAGGCATCGCTCCTGGATGATTTGAGCGCAGCCACCCATTCTCCCAGCGCCGCAGGCGTGAGGTCACTAACCGAATGTCTGCGCCCTGCGGGATAATCGATGCCGATCCTGTTTCTGATATTATCCGACAGAGCGTCATCGACGATCAGGATATCCGCCGTCGACAAAAGGCCGCAATAGACGGAGTCAAGATCGAAGCCGACCCGGAAAACCCCGTCCGTCAGCTTGCTGCTTTTTTTATCGTCTGATGACCGTTCACCATCGCGGCAAAAAACGATCAGAACCGGCTTGTCGGCCATACCGACGCATGCAACGCGGAAATCCTGGATTATCCTGGACACCATGTCGCCATCTGCGGCGATTGCGACAATCATGGCGGGCGCTTCGCTGACGCCTATCTTGTCGCAAAACGTTTTGCGCGCTTCCTCGGACAGCGCGATCGGCATGATTTCGAGACGGGCCGGATGCTCAACCCGTGCGTCTGCTTCCACATAGAAATTAGTGGTGCGTTCCATCAGATCTCTGGTGAGAAGCAGAATCATATCATCGAGTAATAGATCCCCGGCCACAGCCTGTGTCAGGCCACTAAAACCGTGCGATTCAAACAGGGCCAGTTCGGCGCCATCAAAAAGCTTACGCCCGCTCAACATTTTGTCATCTGGCCGGGAAAGGCGCTCGACCAGCAGCAGGCTGCCCTTCTGGCGATGCATGAGCTGACGGAAATCTGCGCCAGCCATATAGTCCGCACTATAAAGGATATGGTGGAAACGATCCGTGTGGGTTTCAAACCAGCTGATATCCTTAATGGCGCAATTTGCGCGCAACCATTGGCTCGTGGGGGTGCTACCATCGCTAATGATAGTGAGATCAAACCTGTCGGCCAGCGCGGCTGCCAAGGCATTGGTGAGGCCGGCAAGACGATGTTCGGGTGGAACGTCCGGCACCAGCAAGGCCATCGCCATCCGCGATTCTTCGGTTTCCTTATCTTGTCTCTCGATAGCTTCAGCGTGACCGCGCTCTCGTTGCAACATTTCAAGCGCGTCCAGTGCGACCGCCGCTGACTTTTCCCAAGAAAATAGTGCTGCGCGGCGAGGTCCGAATGCCCTCAGTTCTTGTTGAAGCCCTGTGTCGGTTAATATCCGTTCGATCGCCTGACCAATTTCGACGACATTGGCTGGGTCACAGGCCAGATCGGATCGACCAAGCACTTCTGGTATACTGGTACAGAATGACCCAACGACTGGCGTACCGCAGGCCATTGCCTCAAGCAGCGGCAAGCCGAAGCCTTCGCTATAGGATGGAAAGGCAAAA containing:
- a CDS encoding ABC transporter permease — its product is MTAFSQLATIRRSATIQGRVIYALLMREILTRYGRHNIGFLWLFVEPMLFTTGVTILWTVSNASHGSSLPIVAFALTGYSSVLLWRNMPARCIGAIGPNLALMYHRNVKAIDVFLARLLLEAGGATISFITLGLFYIYIGWLEPPDDVLLVTAGWLLLAWFGASLAMLLGALSERSELVDRFWHPVSYITFPLSGAAFMVDALPTSVQKYALYVPMVNGVEIVREGYFGNQIRAHYDLPYLLIWCIALTLIALAQIKVVSLRITPE
- a CDS encoding ABC transporter ATP-binding protein; translation: MIKVEHVTKVYPTRSGDRVVLNDISFTLDHGEKLGILGRNGAGKSTLIRLVSGAEQPTSGYVNRNMSVSWPLAFGGAFQGALTGLDNVRFISRIYKQDYKQNIDFVADFTELGLYLREPVRSYSQGMRARLAFAISMIIEFDCYLIDEISAVGDARFHERCEIELFQKRRDRAMLIISHDIEYVRNHCSKFAVLHDGKMQFYSDFDQAHARHMHNLHAQ
- a CDS encoding GDP-mannose 4,6-dehydratase, yielding MSKILITGVDGFTGRYLAALLANQGDEIIGLSHSLITNPVDGLAASHVCDLTDAQGLKDVVAELRPDKVAHLAAIAFVSHGVVEDIYRTNIVGTRNLLEAVSAVGGAKAVLLASSANIYGNRVSGAIDETVVPDPVNDYAVSKIAMEFVANLYRERLPIIIARPFNYTGVGQSIDFVIPKIIDHVRRKADRIELGNLDVARDFSDVRDVVLAYATLLSEPSAVGEIFNICSGEAHSLRDVIEMIKDISGHDFEVTVNPAFVRKNEVKMLWGDRSKIEAMSGQCSVYTLRDTLAWMLEGQ
- the gmd gene encoding GDP-mannose 4,6-dehydratase; protein product: MKTAIVTGISGQDGAYLAELLLGKGYKVYGTYRRTSSVNFWRIEELGIANHPNLSLVEYDLTDLSSSIRLLQTTGASEVYNLAAQSFVGVSFDQPVTTAEITGIGPLNLLEAIRIVDPKIRFYQASTSEMFGKVQAVPQVEDTPFYPRSPYGVAKLYAHWITVNYRESYDIFGCSGILFNHESPLRGREFVTRKITDSVAKVKLGKLDCLELGNLDPKRDWGFAKEYVEGMWRMLQADEPDTYVLATNRTETVRDFVQMAFKAAEIDVEFSGKEENEIAVDAATGKTVMRVNPRFYRPAEVDLLIGNPEKAMKKLGWKPETNLEQLCKMMVDADLVRNSVNASF
- a CDS encoding glycosyltransferase, which encodes MRIVIDMQPCQNGSRHRGIGRHSMSFVRAMVKSGRDHEYILAFNRSFPDGIDEIRRSFDGLLPPSAFVIYSVPPMATAADPLNAWRNRAAEMVRAHFLESLSPDIVFVPSLFEGFWDNTVVSVEKDAPYLTAVTLYDLIPLEDLPRYLGGEDDRAAYFRRLNDARHADLLLAISHYVADEAVARIGVPENKVVVAYCGVDDMFQVPQDDALETMALLNRYGITRPYVMTASPLEPRKNIEGLIAGFASMTKQVRDGHQLVFAGKMDAFAQRYISGLARDEGLAEGTVVFPGFIPDADLPTLYHRSSVFAFPSYSEGFGLPLLEAMACGTPVVGSFCTSIPEVLGRSDLACDPANVVEIGQAIERILTDTGLQQELRAFGPRRAALFSWEKSAAVALDALEMLQRERGHAEAIERQDKETEESRMAMALLVPDVPPEHRLAGLTNALAAALADRFDLTIISDGSTPTSQWLRANCAIKDISWFETHTDRFHHILYSADYMAGADFRQLMHRQKGSLLLVERLSRPDDKMLSGRKLFDGAELALFESHGFSGLTQAVAGDLLLDDMILLLTRDLMERTTNFYVEADARVEHPARLEIMPIALSEEARKTFCDKIGVSEAPAMIVAIAADGDMVSRIIQDFRVACVGMADKPVLIVFCRDGERSSDDKKSSKLTDGVFRVGFDLDSVYCGLLSTADILIVDDALSDNIRNRIGIDYPAGRRHSVSDLTPAALGEWVAALKSSRSDACDLDLTGANKPGAVNAAQLIDREKRAPRTNDGALKSFIARLPEEVRGIRPDSNDLAKVAVALARNEICAREPQIYIDLTAFARFNPSHRLDQIVRNWLQVIFRQAGNRVRAVFSDGNNFVVANKFTARMCGVANSCLNDHLLEPQIGDRIVGFDLFHSFTGSSVDLLRAARNDGVALSYILLDNLAFQRDALMASFAATLLAWIDQTDLSNHSSLAGLPQERTESALRQLASRDDRVQALLDADIPVAVLDCPGLFTNISTAAEASTAMSPALTRAVDEWRVQRRKPDAPARDGTNAADLGHVVAGHILGSYSLAIINRMLARTLEASFPGQARFLPIETVPIGHTEGVPADDKPLMIELSTRTAPNQGNEVVISHHYPVVIPEGDYRLMMALFFWEESAVPEHTVQRLAKSFDAIISPARTVTNALLDSGLPIPVATIGQPVDIEPYAALASGRHSRGKEIRFLHVSSCFKRKGVDVLLEAWAKAFTSADPVRLVIKTFPNPHNDVEQQLAELTERYPNLAKVEIVNRDVEQRELLQFYADADVMVLPSRGEGYNLPALEAMASGLPLIVTGHGGQRDFCGMQEARLVDYRFARSGSHVSGHHSLWVEPDVEDLAAALREQADPEQSAVIEERRQRAIAAAAKESDKTAWLHRYTAMVEDLLYASNRETARIAWISTWGVQCGIAQYSQYLIDHFSSATQRELTVICDHRTAPRFVSQARHRPAWPVENVPKIDPILDAVGEIDAEAVVIQHQDGLISWDQLGRMALDDRLADKVTVIILHNPGNIVLAGSDEIMLLLEGLGKVSRVLVHNVADMNFLLSMGLKHNVGLLPHGAFARDQAPWPKRFGPQDAPIIGCHGFFFRHKGIDKLIRAAALLRQEWPNLKLRLVNAQFPGEGHEAYITECKMLAQSLGLYDAIEWYQEFMPIERVNDLLVGCDIVTLPYGESSDSASGAVRVSLASMVPLVATRVKIFAELGEAAAWADSNEPEELAEVIGSLLRSPEKRRTVQAAMHEWLSAHDWNRVAGTLEGMIQGLVQEKRLGWDFQRNGH